A section of the Bacteroidota bacterium genome encodes:
- a CDS encoding response regulator, whose amino-acid sequence MEEYKGRILWVDDEIDLLRSHIRLLSEKGYTVDTATNGEDAVSMVKDRNFDLVFLDEMMAGMGGLRTLGEIKDIRPNLPVVMVTKNEEETLMEEAIGVKISDYLTKPVNPSQILMACKKFLEGKKITGATVSRDYVRDFNEITMALMGPLDHADWVDMYARLVNRSMELDAHPELGLQQTLNDQFRECNLAFGKYVENNYRDWVEQAKNRPVLSHEVVDRFLIPELRENRSVFFFVIDCLRLDQWLMMESLLHEYFNISKEYYYSILPTATPYSRNAIFSGSFPSDVELRYPELWEKNEDDENSRNRYERQFLDGLLERRKVQLKPEAKYVKILDAEFGRSIENTINSYTNARLTSIVVNFVDMLAHGRSDSHLLKEIAPDESAYRLLTKSWFIHSSLFGMLKILSKNKNVRIVLTTDHGSIRSLRGSKVLGDREASTNLRYKYGRNLKADDKAAVFIKNPLEYKLPKRGVATNYIIAKEDYYFVYPTDYHKYLNQYRDSFQHGGISMEEMILPVIKLEPRG is encoded by the coding sequence ATGGAAGAGTATAAAGGAAGAATTCTGTGGGTTGACGACGAGATTGATTTACTGCGTTCCCACATCCGCCTCCTGTCGGAAAAAGGCTATACAGTTGACACGGCGACAAACGGAGAAGATGCGGTGAGCATGGTGAAGGATCGGAATTTCGATCTTGTCTTTCTCGATGAAATGATGGCGGGGATGGGCGGATTGCGCACACTCGGCGAAATCAAAGACATTCGCCCCAATCTTCCCGTCGTGATGGTGACGAAGAACGAAGAAGAAACGCTGATGGAGGAGGCGATCGGCGTCAAGATCAGCGACTATCTGACCAAGCCTGTCAATCCCAGCCAGATTTTGATGGCGTGCAAGAAGTTCTTGGAGGGAAAGAAGATTACCGGGGCGACGGTTTCGCGGGACTATGTCAGGGATTTCAACGAAATCACGATGGCGTTGATGGGCCCGCTTGATCACGCGGATTGGGTGGATATGTATGCGCGTCTTGTCAATCGCTCAATGGAATTGGACGCTCATCCCGAACTCGGATTGCAACAGACACTTAATGATCAGTTTCGGGAATGCAACCTTGCCTTCGGCAAGTACGTTGAAAATAATTACCGGGATTGGGTGGAGCAGGCGAAAAACCGGCCCGTCTTGTCGCACGAGGTGGTTGATCGGTTTCTGATTCCCGAATTGCGTGAGAACAGGTCGGTGTTCTTTTTCGTGATTGATTGTCTGCGCCTCGATCAATGGCTGATGATGGAAAGTCTGCTGCACGAGTATTTCAACATCTCCAAAGAATACTACTACAGCATTCTTCCAACGGCAACACCGTATTCGCGCAATGCTATCTTCAGCGGCTCCTTTCCGAGCGATGTTGAGTTGCGATATCCCGAGTTGTGGGAGAAAAATGAAGACGACGAGAACAGTCGCAATCGGTATGAACGGCAATTTCTCGACGGCCTTCTTGAACGCAGGAAAGTCCAACTCAAACCGGAGGCAAAGTACGTCAAGATTCTTGACGCGGAATTCGGGCGAAGCATTGAAAACACGATCAACTCCTATACGAACGCACGGTTGACGTCCATTGTCGTGAATTTTGTCGATATGCTCGCACACGGCCGTTCGGATTCGCATCTTCTGAAGGAAATTGCGCCGGATGAGTCGGCATACAGGCTTCTTACGAAGTCCTGGTTCATTCACTCGTCCTTGTTCGGCATGTTGAAGATCCTCTCGAAAAATAAGAATGTGCGGATTGTTTTGACAACGGATCACGGAAGTATCCGCAGCTTGCGGGGATCGAAAGTACTTGGCGATCGTGAGGCTTCAACCAATCTCCGCTACAAGTACGGGCGCAATTTGAAAGCGGACGACAAAGCGGCCGTTTTCATCAAGAATCCGTTGGAGTACAAACTGCCGAAACGCGGCGTGGCAACAAACTACATTATCGCGAAAGAAGACTACTACTTCGTCTATCCGACGGACTACCACAAATACCTCAACCAGTATCGTGACAGCTTCCAGCACGGCGGCATTTCCATGGAGGAGATGATTCTGCCTGTTATCAAGCTTGAGCCGAGGGGATGA
- the tsaE gene encoding tRNA (adenosine(37)-N6)-threonylcarbamoyltransferase complex ATPase subunit type 1 TsaE, giving the protein MKKFLSGSADETAALGKTFAQELRPGDVVTLSGNLGSGKTRFVVGMCEGLHAHGHVASPTFTIINEYEAPFGKVIHIDLYRINRRTEIRELGIEEYFTDRCICMIEWPELVSDLLPSKRFEVVIDFGTGENDRVISVKESVPA; this is encoded by the coding sequence ATGAAAAAGTTCCTTTCAGGATCGGCGGATGAAACAGCAGCTCTCGGCAAGACGTTTGCTCAAGAGTTGAGGCCGGGCGATGTTGTCACGCTGTCCGGAAACCTCGGGAGCGGAAAAACCCGCTTTGTCGTCGGGATGTGTGAGGGATTGCATGCACACGGCCATGTTGCCAGTCCGACCTTCACGATCATCAACGAATACGAAGCCCCGTTCGGGAAAGTAATTCACATCGATCTCTACCGCATCAACAGGCGAACGGAAATACGGGAACTCGGCATTGAGGAGTACTTCACCGACAGATGCATTTGCATGATAGAATGGCCCGAGCTTGTTTCCGATCTGCTTCCTTCGAAACGTTTTGAGGTTGTGATCGACTTCGGAACGGGGGAGAACGACAGAGTGATTTCGGTAAAGGAGAGTGTTCCCGCGTGA
- the tsaB gene encoding tRNA (adenosine(37)-N6)-threonylcarbamoyltransferase complex dimerization subunit type 1 TsaB, translating into MKILGIETATTVCGAALSVNGTVSGEAEIHEKNAHAERIMDLIDAVVKQSGMHLSGLDAIAVSIGPGSFTGLRIGLSIAKGLCFSLDKPLVAVSTLHALAYRAVAVNSGRTPYILAAIDARRDEVYCQLFRVNGTTVHPEWKERDSTLDALFKGVMNESVTLTGDAAVKFAAHPDGAAVMHVSAEDAHCSAATIALLGEQLAREGTFADIKTLEPKYVKEFYTNVAN; encoded by the coding sequence GTGAAGATTCTCGGTATCGAAACCGCGACGACTGTGTGTGGGGCGGCTCTTAGTGTCAACGGCACTGTGTCGGGAGAAGCTGAAATTCATGAGAAGAACGCCCATGCCGAGCGCATCATGGACCTCATCGACGCGGTTGTCAAACAATCGGGAATGCACTTGTCAGGCCTCGATGCCATAGCAGTTTCTATCGGTCCCGGCTCGTTCACAGGATTGCGGATCGGCCTGAGCATCGCGAAGGGGCTCTGCTTTTCACTCGATAAACCCCTTGTTGCCGTTTCGACGCTTCATGCGTTGGCGTATCGGGCCGTGGCAGTGAATAGTGGAAGAACTCCGTATATTCTTGCAGCAATAGATGCACGAAGAGACGAAGTGTACTGCCAGTTGTTTCGCGTAAACGGAACAACTGTGCATCCTGAATGGAAAGAGCGGGACTCCACACTCGATGCGTTGTTCAAGGGTGTCATGAATGAGAGTGTCACCCTAACAGGGGATGCGGCTGTAAAATTTGCCGCGCATCCCGACGGAGCGGCAGTTATGCACGTTTCCGCAGAGGATGCACACTGCAGCGCTGCAACCATCGCGTTGTTGGGAGAGCAATTGGCTCGGGAAGGCACATTTGCCGATATCAAAACCCTCGAGCCGAAATATGTCAAGGAATTTTACACCAACGTTGCGAACTGA
- the accD gene encoding acetyl-CoA carboxylase, carboxyltransferase subunit beta → MAWFKRSKENIAPATAKKEMPDGMWTKCDKCDEIIHKMELEQHMYTCPKCNRHFRIGSKEYFKILFDDGTFKEYDHKMRSVDPLKFKDTKRYRERIPDAIKKTGLYDAVRWGTGKMNERSAVVACMDFGFIGGSMGSVVGEKIGRAIDRGWKTKTPVIIVSSSGGARMMEGAYSLMQMAKTSAKLARLGDAGIPFISILTDPTTGGVTASYSMLGDVNLAEPGALIGFAGPRVIKQTIGKDLPPGFQRSEFLLEHGFVDMIVHRKEMKDTVSKLLALMM, encoded by the coding sequence ATGGCCTGGTTTAAACGATCAAAAGAGAACATAGCGCCGGCAACGGCAAAGAAGGAAATGCCGGATGGCATGTGGACGAAATGTGACAAGTGTGATGAAATCATCCACAAGATGGAACTTGAGCAGCACATGTACACGTGCCCGAAATGCAACAGACATTTCCGGATCGGCAGCAAGGAGTACTTCAAGATTCTTTTTGATGATGGAACATTCAAAGAATACGACCACAAGATGCGGTCTGTCGATCCGCTGAAATTCAAGGATACGAAACGGTATCGTGAACGCATACCGGATGCAATAAAGAAAACAGGATTGTACGACGCAGTCCGTTGGGGAACCGGAAAAATGAACGAACGCAGCGCCGTCGTTGCCTGCATGGATTTTGGATTCATCGGTGGAAGTATGGGTTCGGTTGTGGGCGAAAAAATCGGCCGGGCGATTGACCGCGGCTGGAAGACGAAAACGCCTGTCATTATTGTTTCCTCGAGCGGCGGCGCCCGCATGATGGAAGGCGCATACTCATTGATGCAAATGGCGAAAACCAGCGCAAAACTGGCGCGGCTTGGCGATGCGGGCATTCCCTTCATTTCCATTCTTACCGATCCGACAACCGGCGGCGTGACAGCGAGCTACTCCATGCTTGGCGACGTGAATCTCGCCGAACCCGGCGCATTGATCGGGTTTGCGGGGCCTCGCGTTATCAAGCAGACAATCGGGAAGGATTTGCCGCCGGGCTTCCAGCGATCGGAGTTTTTGCTCGAGCACGGGTTCGTCGATATGATTGTGCATCGGAAGGAAATGAAGGACACCGTATCAAAGTTACTCGCCTTGATGATGTAA
- the rocF gene encoding arginase codes for MTIHLLGVPMDLGSGRRGVDMGPSAIRIAGLSDRLKELGHKIVDDGDIDIKNMEELRVGDVRARYLKEISRASTILARHTEGIMNNGRFPLIAGGDHSIAIGSISGIAAFARKKRKKLGVLWVDAHGDMNTPGTSPSGNVHGMPLACLLGYGPGDLKKVGGDFDKIKPDNVALVGVRSLDDGERKFIEQTGVHVFTMSDIDRQGIHRVMKKAISKVTNGTSYVHVSFDLDAVDPTIAPGVGTPVKGGLDYREAHLIMESLYEAKAMTSLEIVEVNPILDEQNTSAEFAVEIVQSAFGKRIL; via the coding sequence ATGACTATTCACTTGCTTGGTGTTCCCATGGATTTGGGTTCCGGTCGGCGCGGAGTCGATATGGGACCGTCAGCCATCCGAATTGCCGGGCTTAGCGACCGGTTGAAGGAACTCGGCCACAAGATAGTTGATGATGGGGATATCGACATTAAGAATATGGAAGAACTCCGTGTCGGCGATGTTCGGGCACGCTATCTGAAGGAGATCTCCCGCGCCTCGACAATTCTTGCCCGCCATACGGAGGGCATCATGAACAACGGACGCTTTCCTTTGATTGCCGGTGGCGATCATTCTATTGCGATCGGGTCGATTTCCGGCATTGCTGCCTTTGCAAGAAAGAAGAGAAAGAAACTCGGTGTACTGTGGGTTGATGCGCATGGCGATATGAATACGCCGGGAACATCTCCTTCAGGCAATGTTCACGGTATGCCTTTGGCATGCCTTCTCGGGTACGGTCCCGGTGACTTGAAGAAAGTTGGTGGAGATTTCGACAAGATAAAACCTGATAACGTAGCCCTCGTTGGGGTTCGCAGTCTCGATGACGGTGAGCGCAAGTTCATCGAGCAAACAGGCGTTCACGTCTTCACGATGTCGGATATCGACAGGCAGGGAATTCATCGTGTTATGAAGAAGGCGATCTCGAAAGTGACGAACGGAACAAGCTATGTTCACGTCAGCTTCGATCTCGATGCCGTTGATCCGACGATAGCGCCTGGAGTCGGAACGCCTGTGAAGGGGGGACTCGACTACCGCGAGGCTCATCTCATAATGGAATCATTGTACGAAGCGAAAGCAATGACATCATTGGAGATCGTGGAAGTCAATCCAATACTTGATGAACAAAATACATCGGCTGAGTTTGCGGTTGAGATAGTTCAGTCGGCTTTCGGCAAGAGGATTTTGTAG
- the panC gene encoding pantoate--beta-alanine ligase, with amino-acid sequence MVIRDIREMRQTAERMRLTGKRISVVPTMGYLHEGHLSLIRIAKKKSDVTITTLFVNPAQFGQNEDFSRYPRSFERDLSLAHAAGTDYLFAPETSQIYPTGYSTYVNVEGITDVLEGKSRPGHFRGVATVVTKLLNLTKPHIAVFGQKDAQQVAVIRRLVRDLNIDVEVLVVPIVREPDGLAMSSRNTYLNAEQRRQATVLYQALVLAEQRIKQGVRECSKIIDEMQSLITTNSSGQIDYISIADNNSLQELATLQLRQSVLVSLAVKFGTTRLIDNIVLLV; translated from the coding sequence ATGGTAATCAGAGATATTCGGGAAATGAGGCAAACGGCCGAGCGCATGCGCCTCACCGGCAAGCGCATAAGCGTCGTGCCAACAATGGGCTATCTGCATGAAGGGCATCTATCGCTGATTCGCATAGCGAAAAAAAAATCCGACGTTACGATTACAACCCTGTTCGTGAATCCTGCGCAATTCGGCCAGAACGAAGATTTCTCCCGTTATCCGCGATCGTTTGAGCGGGATCTTTCTCTTGCTCATGCCGCGGGCACGGATTATCTGTTTGCGCCGGAAACGTCTCAAATATATCCAACCGGATATTCAACGTACGTGAATGTTGAGGGAATCACAGACGTACTGGAAGGGAAATCACGGCCGGGACATTTCCGCGGCGTTGCAACGGTTGTTACAAAACTCCTTAATCTCACCAAACCCCACATTGCAGTGTTTGGTCAGAAGGATGCACAACAAGTGGCGGTAATCCGGAGATTGGTAAGGGACTTGAACATTGATGTCGAAGTGCTGGTCGTGCCGATAGTACGTGAGCCCGATGGACTGGCGATGAGTTCCCGCAACACCTATCTCAATGCAGAACAGCGTCGTCAGGCAACAGTGTTATATCAAGCTCTTGTACTGGCTGAGCAACGCATCAAGCAGGGCGTTCGTGAGTGTAGCAAGATTATCGATGAGATGCAGAGCCTCATTACGACCAACTCGTCGGGACAAATCGATTACATTTCGATTGCGGATAACAACTCACTCCAGGAGCTGGCAACGCTTCAACTCAGACAGTCGGTTCTGGTCTCGCTGGCAGTGAAGTTCGGAACAACCCGGCTGATTGACAATATCGTCCTTCTCGTTTGA
- a CDS encoding NTP transferase domain-containing protein, which yields MKRPLAVIIMAAGKGTRMNNPDMAKVMFPINGKPMVEHVVDLALKLEAQPVVVIVGWQKDSVIKHLKKFTSRKVECVEQNPQQGTGHAVMQAEYSLRNFEGDVLVLSGDVPMMTYETATSLIELHYSTGARATVLTAVLDDATGYGRILRNTDGSVFGIVEHKDATPEQREIREINSGIYVFDAKLLFESLKHITPTNAQKEYYLTDVFHYFWLHQYKVSASVAGNPLETQGINTVAQLEAARELMQSSGS from the coding sequence ATGAAACGACCTCTTGCGGTAATTATCATGGCGGCGGGAAAAGGAACCCGCATGAACAATCCCGACATGGCAAAAGTCATGTTTCCGATTAATGGCAAGCCGATGGTCGAGCATGTTGTGGACCTTGCCCTCAAACTCGAAGCGCAGCCGGTGGTAGTGATTGTGGGATGGCAGAAAGACTCGGTCATCAAACATCTCAAGAAATTCACAAGCCGGAAAGTCGAATGTGTCGAACAAAATCCCCAACAGGGAACTGGTCACGCCGTCATGCAGGCGGAGTATTCCCTTCGCAATTTTGAGGGGGATGTACTTGTTCTTTCGGGCGACGTTCCGATGATGACATATGAAACCGCGACGTCTCTGATCGAACTCCATTACTCGACAGGCGCCCGCGCAACCGTTCTCACTGCAGTACTTGATGACGCAACCGGATACGGACGAATTCTCCGCAACACGGATGGAAGCGTGTTCGGCATAGTCGAGCACAAGGATGCAACACCCGAACAGCGTGAAATCAGAGAGATCAATTCCGGAATCTACGTCTTTGACGCAAAATTGTTGTTCGAAAGCCTGAAACATATCACCCCGACAAACGCCCAGAAAGAATACTACTTGACGGATGTCTTCCACTACTTCTGGCTTCATCAATACAAAGTCAGCGCCAGCGTGGCAGGAAATCCATTGGAGACTCAAGGCATCAACACGGTTGCCCAACTCGAAGCGGCAAGGGAACTTATGCAGAGTTCCGGCAGTTGA
- a CDS encoding LytR C-terminal domain-containing protein, with protein MIVLLMIVVGFLGYSFVSRNFIEPPVDSTKGDVQPGQVIQIDLLNGCGERGAASKFTNYLRARGYDVVEMKNYKTFDVKESLVIDRSGNVEIARKVAYALGVSEKNIIQQINHDYFVDVSVVVGKDFALLKPYTR; from the coding sequence TTGATTGTACTGCTGATGATTGTGGTTGGCTTCCTCGGCTACTCATTTGTCTCACGCAATTTCATCGAGCCTCCGGTTGATTCCACCAAAGGCGATGTCCAACCCGGACAAGTCATCCAGATTGATTTACTCAACGGTTGCGGCGAGCGAGGGGCAGCCTCCAAGTTTACCAACTACCTTCGCGCTCGCGGATATGATGTGGTGGAGATGAAGAACTACAAGACATTCGACGTAAAAGAGTCGCTTGTTATCGACCGGAGCGGCAATGTAGAGATTGCGCGTAAGGTAGCGTACGCCCTCGGCGTCAGCGAGAAGAATATCATTCAACAAATCAACCATGACTATTTTGTCGATGTTTCCGTTGTCGTCGGAAAGGACTTTGCACTCTTGAAACCTTATACCCGCTAA
- the rsfS gene encoding ribosome silencing factor — MANAIAKLALTKKAQEVVIMDLRPLTSMTDFFVVCSADSDIQVKAIADAVLGGTEEKGIGPWHKETKSHNWMLLDFSDVVLHIFHRTARSFYNLEKLWGDAKMKYIRDEKPAGKQPKPVSPKSAKPKKKSIVRSTKGKPARKKTAK; from the coding sequence TTGGCAAATGCAATTGCGAAACTGGCACTCACAAAGAAGGCTCAAGAAGTTGTGATTATGGATCTGCGCCCGCTGACATCGATGACGGATTTCTTTGTTGTCTGTTCAGCCGATTCTGACATCCAGGTGAAAGCAATTGCTGATGCCGTACTTGGGGGGACCGAGGAGAAGGGGATCGGCCCCTGGCACAAAGAGACGAAAAGTCACAATTGGATGCTGCTTGATTTCTCGGATGTTGTTCTTCACATCTTCCACAGGACGGCGCGGAGTTTCTACAACCTTGAGAAACTGTGGGGTGATGCGAAGATGAAGTACATTCGTGATGAAAAGCCGGCGGGCAAGCAGCCGAAACCGGTTTCACCAAAGAGTGCGAAGCCGAAGAAGAAATCGATTGTTCGAAGCACAAAAGGCAAGCCTGCCCGGAAGAAAACTGCTAAATGA
- a CDS encoding arginine--tRNA ligase produces the protein MKNYLHGKISLSLQSLGIDPGTLIGFEKPRQAEHGDLTTNIAMVLAKSQKKNPRQLASDIVNSLQLDSLLVSKVEIAGPGFINFTLTPKFYRQQLGTLLSAERSFGRSNVGNGKKTQVEFVSANPTGPLTVGHGRGAVYGDTVSNLLEWTGHDVTREYYFNNAGRQMRVLGDSVRLRYLQLLGERVEFPEDYYQGEYIKDIASHLKDGFGDSLRNEPAEGKFKAQAEKEIFEDIKKTLKSLGIIHKTFFNENSLYEDGKIKEVLEEFKKRDLSYESEGAVWLKTSALGSEKDKVIVKNTGEPTYRLPDIAYHVDKFRRRFELIVDIFGSDHIATYPDVLAGVKALGYDDTKVRVLIHQFVTIMQGTEVVKMSTRKANYITLDELIAEVGPDVVRYFFLMRSMTAHLNFDLNLAKQQSDENPVYYLQYAHARICSIMRKAEEEGKKGATSPNLDLLKEQEELELIKMLLEFPETVEYCAETFEIHRLAEYLQDVATAFHKFYHNCRVVSEDSDLTHARLALCDATKAVLRNGFAVLGISAPEKM, from the coding sequence ATGAAAAACTACCTGCACGGGAAAATCTCCTTATCACTCCAATCACTCGGAATTGACCCGGGCACACTCATTGGTTTCGAAAAACCCCGCCAGGCAGAACATGGCGATCTGACGACAAATATCGCGATGGTGTTGGCAAAGTCGCAAAAAAAGAACCCCCGCCAGCTTGCCTCGGATATTGTCAATTCGCTTCAGCTCGACTCATTACTTGTCAGCAAAGTCGAAATTGCAGGACCCGGTTTCATCAATTTTACCCTCACTCCGAAATTCTACCGGCAGCAACTTGGCACATTACTTTCCGCCGAACGATCGTTCGGCCGCTCGAATGTCGGCAACGGGAAGAAGACGCAGGTCGAGTTCGTGAGCGCGAATCCGACCGGGCCGCTGACCGTCGGTCACGGGCGCGGTGCTGTGTACGGTGATACCGTTTCCAATCTGCTGGAATGGACGGGCCATGATGTAACGCGAGAGTATTACTTCAACAACGCCGGCAGGCAGATGCGCGTGTTGGGCGATTCTGTTCGTCTCCGGTACTTGCAGTTGCTGGGCGAGAGAGTCGAGTTTCCGGAAGACTACTACCAGGGCGAATACATCAAAGACATCGCATCACACCTCAAAGATGGGTTCGGGGATTCGCTGAGAAATGAACCGGCGGAAGGGAAGTTCAAAGCTCAGGCGGAAAAGGAAATCTTTGAGGATATCAAGAAGACGTTGAAGTCGCTCGGCATCATTCACAAGACCTTCTTCAATGAGAACTCTTTGTATGAAGATGGGAAGATCAAGGAGGTGTTGGAAGAGTTCAAGAAGCGGGACTTGTCATACGAAAGCGAAGGGGCCGTCTGGCTGAAAACCAGCGCGCTCGGCAGCGAGAAGGACAAGGTGATTGTGAAGAACACGGGCGAACCGACGTACCGCCTTCCTGATATTGCCTACCACGTTGACAAGTTTCGGCGTAGGTTTGAGTTGATTGTAGATATTTTCGGCTCGGACCATATTGCTACTTATCCCGACGTACTTGCGGGCGTCAAGGCACTCGGCTACGACGACACGAAAGTGAGAGTGCTGATTCACCAGTTCGTCACCATCATGCAGGGAACGGAAGTGGTGAAGATGTCCACCCGCAAAGCAAACTACATTACTCTTGACGAGTTGATTGCCGAAGTCGGCCCCGATGTTGTGCGCTACTTCTTCCTCATGCGAAGTATGACAGCGCATTTGAATTTTGACTTGAATCTCGCGAAACAGCAGTCGGATGAAAATCCGGTGTACTATCTGCAGTACGCCCACGCCCGCATTTGCAGCATCATGCGGAAGGCGGAAGAAGAAGGGAAGAAGGGAGCCACATCGCCGAATCTCGACTTGCTGAAAGAGCAGGAAGAGCTTGAACTCATCAAGATGTTGCTGGAATTTCCTGAGACGGTCGAGTACTGTGCAGAGACGTTTGAAATTCACCGGTTAGCCGAATACTTGCAGGACGTCGCAACAGCATTCCACAAATTCTACCACAATTGCCGCGTCGTCAGCGAAGATTCTGACTTGACGCATGCCCGGCTTGCACTCTGCGATGCGACGAAGGCCGTCCTTCGCAACGGATTTGCCGTACTCGGCATTTCGGCGCCGGAGAAGATGTAG
- a CDS encoding DUF2283 domain-containing protein: MKFNYYPETDSLYIDLSEEQSVDSKEVAEGVVVDFDENGAIVGIDIDHASKIVNLERIESASLPISSFSIAS, from the coding sequence ATGAAATTCAACTATTATCCTGAAACTGACTCACTTTACATTGACCTTTCGGAGGAACAGAGTGTTGATTCGAAAGAAGTTGCTGAAGGGGTCGTCGTTGATTTTGATGAGAATGGGGCAATCGTCGGCATTGACATTGACCACGCAAGCAAAATTGTCAATCTGGAACGCATTGAATCTGCATCGTTGCCGATTAGCTCCTTCTCGATTGCCTCGTAG
- a CDS encoding DUF72 domain-containing protein: protein MNRKQVQYSIGIGGWEHECFNQCLYSVPMEESDAKLRVYSRYFDTVEVRATFWDDSLGMADALQWIAAVAGNKRFRFNVKLHKSFVHGKEIRPERATRVRGLLQELQKNDRLGAALVQLPYSFTNTGANRYHLEKLSGTFRGFPLYVEFRNESWNDVHFLRSFLRESGLGVVNADLPRINRLMPFVTEVIGKTAYVRLHGRNEKGWLLNGMDTRYDYLYNAKELRELKRRLSALEEKCENINIIFNNTTEGKAIANALQLMSSLRDGKPVLVPQAAAQAFPDLLQTVNGVVDTGLFADEKVYRRAG from the coding sequence ATGAACAGGAAACAGGTTCAGTACTCAATCGGCATCGGGGGATGGGAACACGAGTGCTTCAATCAATGTCTGTACAGCGTGCCGATGGAAGAGTCGGACGCCAAGCTCCGCGTTTACTCCCGGTATTTTGATACAGTGGAAGTACGGGCGACATTCTGGGATGATTCGTTAGGAATGGCGGATGCCTTGCAGTGGATTGCCGCAGTGGCCGGGAACAAGCGCTTCCGGTTTAACGTGAAGCTGCACAAGTCGTTTGTGCACGGAAAAGAAATCAGGCCCGAACGGGCAACGCGTGTGCGCGGACTTCTGCAGGAATTGCAGAAGAATGACCGTCTCGGGGCCGCGCTGGTGCAGCTTCCCTACTCATTCACGAATACGGGCGCAAACCGCTACCATCTCGAAAAGCTCAGCGGCACGTTCAGGGGATTTCCGCTGTATGTAGAGTTCAGAAATGAGTCATGGAATGATGTCCACTTCCTCAGGAGTTTTCTTCGTGAGAGCGGGTTGGGAGTCGTCAACGCCGACCTTCCCCGCATCAACAGATTGATGCCCTTTGTGACGGAAGTGATTGGAAAGACGGCTTATGTTCGTCTTCATGGAAGAAATGAGAAGGGATGGCTGCTGAACGGCATGGATACCCGGTATGACTATCTGTACAACGCCAAGGAACTGCGTGAGCTGAAGCGAAGGTTGTCCGCGCTTGAAGAGAAATGCGAGAACATTAATATCATCTTCAACAACACAACCGAAGGCAAAGCGATTGCCAATGCGCTGCAACTGATGTCGTCGTTGCGGGATGGGAAGCCGGTTCTTGTTCCGCAGGCTGCCGCGCAGGCGTTCCCCGATTTATTGCAGACTGTGAACGGTGTCGTGGATACGGGATTGTTTGCGGACGAGAAGGTGTACCGGAGGGCGGGGTAG
- a CDS encoding helix-turn-helix domain-containing protein produces MKSTIGDRIREARENKELDQATLAHKANIVTRTLQRWEKGEQIPDGISITKIAKATGAHPHWLLTGEGEMYDAPARPSNVFQLPNTFRRNAKLVELPIMSAVPAGKLATNFHPDYVDDYIAVDDVRDPQAFALKVKGNSMAPRIEDGDTVVVSPAQEAHNGDICVVRVNGEDTLKKVKFEGNYIHLIPLNPDFEPVTVRKKDVNFCWKVVKMVKEL; encoded by the coding sequence ATGAAATCCACCATTGGCGACCGCATACGTGAGGCGAGGGAGAACAAGGAACTCGATCAGGCGACCCTCGCGCACAAGGCCAACATCGTGACACGCACGCTGCAACGTTGGGAGAAAGGCGAGCAAATCCCCGACGGCATTTCGATTACCAAAATCGCCAAAGCGACCGGCGCGCATCCCCATTGGCTTCTGACCGGCGAAGGGGAGATGTACGACGCGCCTGCCCGGCCATCGAATGTCTTTCAGCTTCCGAACACATTCCGGCGGAACGCAAAGTTGGTTGAGCTGCCTATCATGTCCGCCGTACCCGCCGGGAAACTCGCTACCAATTTCCACCCCGATTATGTTGACGACTACATTGCCGTTGACGACGTACGCGACCCGCAGGCGTTTGCGCTCAAAGTCAAAGGCAACAGTATGGCGCCCCGCATTGAAGATGGCGATACCGTTGTCGTCAGCCCGGCGCAAGAGGCACACAACGGCGATATCTGCGTCGTGCGAGTCAACGGCGAGGACACGTTGAAGAAGGTGAAGTTCGAAGGCAACTACATCCACCTCATACCTCTCAATCCGGATTTCGAGCCGGTAACGGTACGAAAGAAGGACGTGAACTTCTGCTGGAAGGTGGTGAAGATGGTGAAGGAGTTGTAG